A window of the Leucothrix mucor DSM 2157 genome harbors these coding sequences:
- a CDS encoding ABC transporter ATP-binding protein, whose amino-acid sequence MSLLTCNNLTKRYGSTLALDGVDLSLEAGAPIALIGPNGAGKTTLFSLLCGYLRASSGELKILGQAPGSTALRGRLAALPQDAQLDPRFSVGHQLQLFARLQGFSKAAAHKEVMRVLEQVDLAATYSQKPEALSHGMRKRVMLAQALMGSPELILLDEPTAGLDPPNVKQMRALIGEAATQATFIISSHNLDELEKVCQTVVHLEHGKLKAVVDISQSQAADAASYLTLIMGRLDQPETMISQSLASLSGVKQVSFSAPSRFVIEYDAINHAGLDLVLLQHLASQGWVYRQLINGRSLEDQLYF is encoded by the coding sequence GTGAGCTTATTAACCTGTAACAACCTCACCAAGCGTTATGGCAGTACGTTGGCTTTGGATGGTGTTGATTTAAGTTTAGAAGCAGGCGCGCCAATTGCGCTAATCGGGCCAAACGGTGCGGGTAAAACGACTTTATTTAGTTTGCTCTGTGGGTATCTTCGAGCGTCATCGGGCGAATTGAAAATATTAGGGCAGGCTCCGGGGTCGACGGCGCTACGTGGGCGTTTAGCCGCATTGCCTCAAGATGCGCAACTGGACCCGCGTTTTAGTGTCGGGCATCAATTGCAGTTATTTGCTCGCTTGCAGGGCTTCTCCAAAGCCGCAGCTCACAAAGAAGTGATGCGAGTGCTTGAGCAAGTCGATCTGGCTGCAACCTATAGTCAAAAGCCTGAAGCGCTGAGTCATGGTATGCGTAAGCGCGTTATGTTGGCGCAAGCCTTAATGGGCAGTCCTGAATTGATTTTGCTGGATGAGCCAACCGCAGGCCTTGATCCGCCAAATGTAAAACAGATGCGAGCATTGATTGGTGAAGCGGCGACACAGGCAACCTTTATTATCAGCTCTCATAATCTGGATGAGTTGGAAAAAGTGTGCCAAACCGTGGTGCATCTGGAGCACGGCAAGCTAAAAGCCGTCGTTGATATTTCTCAGTCGCAGGCTGCTGATGCGGCTAGTTACCTGACGCTGATAATGGGGCGTTTAGATCAACCTGAAACGATGATTAGTCAATCACTGGCGAGTTTGTCGGGTGTTAAACAGGTAAGTTTTAGTGCGCCATCGCGATTTGTGATCGAGTACGATGCTATTAATCATGCGGGGCTTGATTTGGTCTTGCTGCAACATTTGGCCTCCCAAGGCTGGGTATACCGCCAATTAATTAACGGCCGCAGCTTGGAAGACCAACTGTATTTCTAA
- a CDS encoding ABC transporter permease subunit — protein sequence MNSIAIIARYELARLFLTRRGLLSLTAFALVWALVLRYAIYGAAQFFTADAPGGIIVSFFNSTIINNLLSWQIPELAVFWVVALYLLPIFCVLLTADQTASDRARGTLRLLHLRASRDGIFLGRFVGQMLILAILIILALASTLLLVRSRQSNLLLPGLELASVLFVNLLLVLLPYTALMAWVSAMAKSARQATLYAVIIWIVFSIATRWLSVQFPGLWLLDMVLPGAQIPALLQLSGWNTLSLAAIPIIQTLVLLGLGRTMMQRSDW from the coding sequence TTGAACAGTATTGCAATTATTGCTCGCTATGAGCTAGCTCGGCTATTTTTAACCAGACGTGGACTGCTGTCACTGACTGCATTTGCGCTGGTGTGGGCCTTGGTACTGCGTTATGCCATTTATGGTGCCGCGCAGTTTTTCACAGCCGATGCGCCGGGCGGTATTATTGTCAGCTTTTTTAATTCGACAATAATTAATAATCTGCTGTCTTGGCAGATTCCTGAGTTGGCCGTGTTTTGGGTAGTTGCTTTGTATTTGCTCCCCATTTTTTGTGTGCTGCTAACTGCTGATCAAACCGCCTCTGATCGAGCGCGGGGCACATTGCGATTACTACATTTACGAGCCAGTCGGGATGGTATTTTCCTTGGCCGTTTTGTGGGGCAGATGTTGATTCTGGCAATCTTAATTATCTTGGCACTCGCGAGTACGCTCTTATTAGTCCGGTCGCGACAAAGTAACCTGTTATTGCCGGGACTTGAGTTAGCCAGTGTCTTATTCGTCAATTTACTCTTGGTTTTATTGCCTTACACCGCGCTAATGGCCTGGGTGTCCGCCATGGCTAAATCAGCTCGTCAAGCCACGTTATATGCGGTGATTATCTGGATTGTTTTCTCTATTGCAACCCGTTGGTTGTCTGTGCAGTTTCCGGGGTTATGGCTGTTAGACATGGTATTACCGGGCGCACAGATTCCGGCTTTACTACAACTTTCCGGATGGAATACCTTGAGTTTAGCCGCCATCCCGATAATTCAGACCTTGGTGTTACTCGGCTTGGGTCGAACCATGATGCAACGGAGTGACTGGTGA
- a CDS encoding glycoside hydrolase family 3 protein, which translates to MLRPFITVFLGLSVAACGSLPKRPLDKISKPDQPILKEYADWPVADKSLYADLKIEQTVSVLLKKMTLDDKVGQMIQPELQQISPGEAAQYRVGSILSGGGSWPGKNKHASAADWVSLADQYWLALEKGYQGRGFRVPLLWATDAVHGHNNVYGATLYPHNIGLGAANDPDLVYRISRATAKEVLATGLDWTFSPTVAVPRDDRWGRTYEGYSEDPQRVYQYASKVVEGFQGTPAELKTDQRLLATVKHWVGDGGTEFGKDRGNNRYDEHLLRNLHASGYFSGLDAGAQAVMVSFNKWVHPDNSKADNTSPAKALPIHGSHYLITEVLKEKMGFDGVVISDWNGHEALKGCSVKSCAAAINAGIDIVMVTANKDWKAFRENLIKQASTGEIPMSRIDDAVSRILRMKLRAGMWNKSRPSKRTLAGNQALIGAAEHRTLARKAVRKSLVLLKNNGSVLPLAQDNKLLLAGSALEDISKQTGGWSMTWQGTKNTQEDFPGSKTLKQAVTKLVGQSKVVTDTEKLNGVDTAVVVIGERPYTEFFGDIKGKKTLQLSTLSDTHKKDLALIRSLKQKGLKVVTVLYSGRPLYINDYLNASDAVIAAWLPGTEADGISDVMFKNANGKVRYDFKGRLAYSWPGHPCSTTINRVPSHIKQFKLPAFEQALTGKNKPLFEYGYGLSYADQSNKPLATLPVNTMPQGCGKP; encoded by the coding sequence ATGTTAAGACCGTTTATTACCGTATTTTTAGGATTATCCGTTGCAGCGTGTGGATCTCTTCCAAAACGTCCCTTGGATAAAATCAGTAAGCCCGATCAGCCGATCCTTAAGGAGTATGCTGATTGGCCTGTTGCGGACAAATCGTTGTATGCGGATCTTAAAATTGAACAGACTGTTTCAGTCTTGCTTAAAAAAATGACGCTTGATGACAAAGTCGGGCAAATGATTCAGCCAGAGTTGCAGCAAATATCCCCTGGTGAGGCAGCACAATATCGAGTTGGTTCCATATTAAGTGGTGGCGGAAGCTGGCCGGGTAAAAATAAGCATGCTTCAGCAGCCGATTGGGTGAGCCTTGCCGATCAATATTGGTTGGCCTTGGAGAAGGGTTACCAAGGGCGCGGTTTCCGTGTGCCATTGTTATGGGCGACCGATGCGGTGCATGGTCATAATAATGTCTATGGTGCGACGCTGTACCCACATAACATCGGCTTAGGTGCCGCTAATGACCCTGATTTGGTGTATCGCATTTCACGAGCGACAGCTAAAGAAGTCTTGGCAACGGGATTAGATTGGACTTTCTCGCCAACAGTTGCCGTTCCTCGGGATGACCGCTGGGGGCGTACTTATGAGGGTTACTCTGAAGACCCTCAGCGCGTGTATCAGTATGCTTCAAAAGTCGTGGAAGGTTTTCAAGGCACGCCGGCAGAGTTAAAAACTGATCAGCGTTTATTGGCGACGGTAAAGCACTGGGTTGGCGATGGCGGCACTGAGTTCGGTAAAGACCGAGGCAATAATCGTTACGACGAACATTTGCTCCGAAACCTTCACGCCTCAGGCTATTTTTCGGGATTGGATGCTGGTGCGCAAGCGGTCATGGTGTCATTTAATAAGTGGGTACATCCCGATAACTCGAAAGCTGACAACACCTCACCTGCGAAAGCCTTGCCGATTCATGGTAGCCATTATTTGATTACAGAAGTACTAAAAGAAAAAATGGGTTTCGATGGCGTGGTGATTTCAGATTGGAATGGCCATGAGGCACTCAAGGGGTGTAGCGTTAAATCCTGCGCAGCGGCAATTAATGCTGGTATTGATATTGTGATGGTGACTGCCAATAAGGACTGGAAAGCGTTTCGTGAGAACTTGATTAAGCAAGCGTCTACTGGCGAAATCCCGATGAGTCGAATTGATGATGCAGTCAGCCGTATCCTGAGAATGAAGCTACGAGCGGGCATGTGGAATAAGTCACGCCCATCAAAGCGCACATTGGCAGGTAATCAGGCTTTGATAGGAGCTGCCGAGCATAGAACTCTGGCTCGTAAAGCTGTTCGTAAATCATTGGTGCTGCTGAAAAACAATGGATCAGTACTACCACTGGCGCAAGATAATAAGCTATTACTGGCTGGCAGTGCGCTCGAAGATATCAGCAAGCAAACCGGCGGCTGGAGCATGACATGGCAGGGAACCAAGAATACACAAGAAGATTTCCCCGGCTCTAAAACACTAAAACAAGCCGTGACAAAACTAGTAGGGCAATCAAAAGTTGTGACTGACACTGAAAAACTGAATGGTGTTGATACGGCAGTAGTTGTGATTGGTGAGAGGCCTTATACCGAGTTCTTTGGTGACATCAAGGGCAAGAAAACACTGCAGTTATCTACCCTAAGCGATACTCATAAGAAAGATCTGGCGCTGATTCGCTCGCTCAAGCAAAAAGGGCTTAAGGTCGTCACGGTGCTGTACTCTGGTAGACCCTTATATATTAACGACTACCTGAATGCCTCTGACGCCGTTATCGCGGCCTGGTTACCGGGCACCGAAGCCGATGGAATCAGTGATGTTATGTTTAAGAATGCGAATGGCAAAGTGCGTTATGACTTTAAGGGCAGGTTAGCGTATAGCTGGCCGGGACATCCTTGTTCCACCACAATTAACCGTGTGCCTAGTCATATCAAACAGTTTAAATTGCCAGCCTTTGAGCAAGCACTAACAGGTAAGAATAAGCCCTTATTTGAATATGGCTACGGTTTAAGCTATGCCGATCAGTCGAACAAACCGTTGGCTACTTTGCCTGTGAACACCATGCCTCAAGGTTGCGGTAAGCCCTGA
- a CDS encoding peptidoglycan DD-metalloendopeptidase family protein: MISRSTESSINNKSWDDVLARFDIQDQEVGQIGINDTETTDSVITDKEGKQSPRWAARAIVLVGCTAALGNIPLQSFIPGAPTGNHFEITLGDEQAIAPQADTKAAPAIQQASIAMPPQRTPVSIALSKELPVIDSAKELALPSKALETYVGHELINTQSVWRTYTVQRYDDLNNIFTKLKQRKALSTLKKDKEIAKALEAMKLGTIVRAKSHNGKLEELAFTPDNKQSFVVMPDAEGNFTGKWQEKVFEVRQARATFVVRQGLFNDGRKLEVPDNIIRQVISVFDWDIDFSKDVRTGDQVTVVFENIYHHGDLVGSQNLLAAEFINKGKIHRTIRHTTARGLTDYFTPEGREMKRAFIRTPVAHARVSSRFNPGRFHPVLHKIRAHKGTDFAAKTGTPIIATGDGVIQFKGTKGGYGRTIILKHREGYKTLYAHMSRYKDSLKQGQVVAQGDIIGYVGASGLATGPHLHYEFSHNNTPVDSMTVELPNSMSLTSKELIHFRADAINMNLQLDVLHRFAMENFDINSATGG, translated from the coding sequence TTGATTTCTCGATCAACAGAATCGTCAATCAATAACAAAAGCTGGGATGATGTTTTAGCTCGTTTTGATATTCAAGACCAAGAAGTTGGCCAAATAGGTATCAATGACACTGAAACCACAGACTCGGTTATTACTGACAAGGAGGGAAAGCAATCTCCTCGTTGGGCAGCACGTGCTATAGTACTGGTTGGTTGTACCGCCGCATTGGGAAATATCCCGTTGCAGTCGTTCATTCCAGGTGCCCCTACTGGCAATCACTTCGAGATAACTCTCGGCGACGAACAAGCGATTGCACCTCAAGCTGACACTAAAGCAGCTCCGGCTATCCAGCAGGCTAGCATCGCTATGCCTCCTCAGAGAACGCCGGTCTCCATTGCTTTGTCAAAAGAGCTTCCGGTAATTGACAGTGCTAAAGAGCTGGCTTTGCCAAGCAAAGCACTGGAAACTTATGTCGGACATGAGCTAATTAATACTCAGAGCGTTTGGCGTACATATACCGTGCAACGCTATGATGACCTGAACAACATCTTCACCAAGCTAAAACAGCGCAAGGCTCTCAGCACTCTTAAGAAAGATAAAGAAATTGCTAAAGCCCTTGAAGCGATGAAGCTTGGTACTATCGTTCGTGCTAAGTCACACAACGGTAAGCTTGAAGAGCTAGCATTCACTCCAGACAACAAGCAAAGCTTTGTTGTGATGCCAGACGCCGAAGGCAACTTCACCGGCAAGTGGCAAGAAAAAGTATTTGAAGTTCGTCAGGCCCGCGCTACGTTTGTGGTTAGACAGGGTTTATTTAATGACGGACGCAAACTGGAAGTACCTGACAATATTATTCGTCAAGTCATCAGCGTATTTGACTGGGATATCGATTTCTCCAAAGACGTACGCACTGGCGATCAGGTGACGGTTGTTTTTGAAAACATCTATCACCACGGAGACTTAGTGGGCAGCCAAAATTTATTGGCCGCAGAATTTATCAATAAAGGTAAAATTCACCGCACTATTCGTCATACCACTGCTCGTGGCTTAACCGACTACTTTACGCCGGAAGGCCGTGAAATGAAGCGTGCATTTATCCGGACTCCGGTTGCACATGCTCGCGTTTCTTCACGCTTTAATCCAGGCCGCTTCCACCCTGTATTGCATAAAATTCGTGCTCATAAAGGCACAGACTTTGCTGCAAAGACTGGCACCCCGATTATCGCAACAGGCGATGGTGTGATTCAGTTTAAAGGCACTAAAGGCGGCTACGGTAGAACAATTATCCTTAAGCACCGCGAAGGCTACAAAACGCTTTACGCACATATGTCTCGTTACAAAGACAGTCTAAAGCAAGGCCAAGTGGTTGCTCAAGGTGACATTATTGGCTATGTTGGCGCCAGCGGCTTGGCGACCGGCCCTCACTTACATTATGAGTTCAGCCATAACAACACACCGGTTGATTCAATGACCGTTGAGCTGCCCAACAGCATGTCACTCACATCTAAAGAGTTAATACACTTCAGAGCCGACGCGATCAATATGAATCTGCAGCTGGATGTTTTACACCGCTTCGCGATGGAAAACTTCGATATAAACAGCGCTACAGGTGGCTGA
- a CDS encoding anhydro-N-acetylmuramic acid kinase, producing MAEQANTDYFIGIMSGTSMDAIDAVLVGFNEQGHPQGLEAHSQTFPPELRNQLIACIQPDWQGPLSELASLHVTLGELYAEASNHLIKKSKIPPEAISAIGNHGQTVWHQPDQPPYFSWQLGDANRIAELTGITTVADFRNRDMAAGGQGAPLVPAFHQAVFAHSSKNRVIVNIGGISNISVLCTDQQTFGFDTGPGNALMDAWSLRERGLAYDESGNWARSGKVIPELLSALLEDPYFKRGYPKSTGKEHFNLHWLDSKLNTSMDAADVQATLVELTAQTIVDSSTQACNAIDEVYICGGGAKNDYLMQRLNALFSPTVVGTTDDLGVNTDWVEAMAFAWLARQTLLGLPGNLPAVTGASGLRVLGAIYPAG from the coding sequence GTGGCTGAACAAGCTAATACCGACTACTTCATTGGCATCATGTCTGGAACCAGCATGGATGCCATTGATGCGGTGTTAGTCGGTTTTAACGAACAAGGTCACCCTCAAGGTCTGGAGGCTCACTCTCAGACCTTTCCGCCCGAGTTAAGAAATCAATTAATTGCCTGTATTCAGCCAGATTGGCAAGGGCCGCTTAGCGAGCTTGCCAGCCTACATGTCACCTTAGGTGAGCTGTATGCAGAAGCCAGCAATCACTTAATTAAAAAAAGCAAAATCCCACCAGAAGCAATAAGCGCTATTGGAAATCATGGGCAAACTGTTTGGCATCAACCTGATCAACCGCCCTACTTTAGTTGGCAGTTAGGCGATGCGAACCGTATCGCAGAACTCACTGGCATTACCACCGTTGCTGATTTTCGCAATCGCGACATGGCAGCGGGCGGCCAAGGCGCTCCACTAGTACCTGCATTTCATCAAGCCGTCTTTGCTCACTCCTCTAAGAATCGGGTAATCGTTAATATTGGTGGCATTTCTAATATCAGCGTACTTTGCACCGACCAACAGACCTTCGGATTTGATACTGGCCCCGGTAATGCTTTAATGGATGCCTGGAGCCTGCGCGAGCGTGGATTAGCTTATGATGAGTCTGGCAACTGGGCTAGAAGTGGCAAAGTGATTCCTGAGCTATTGAGTGCGCTTTTAGAAGATCCGTATTTTAAGCGAGGCTATCCTAAGAGCACCGGAAAAGAACACTTCAATTTGCACTGGTTAGACTCCAAGCTCAACACATCCATGGATGCAGCTGATGTGCAAGCCACACTGGTTGAGCTAACTGCACAGACTATTGTTGATAGCAGCACACAAGCCTGCAATGCAATTGATGAAGTGTATATTTGTGGGGGCGGCGCAAAGAATGACTATTTGATGCAACGTTTAAATGCGCTATTTTCACCCACAGTAGTTGGCACGACAGATGATTTAGGTGTGAATACAGATTGGGTCGAAGCAATGGCCTTTGCTTGGCTAGCAAGACAAACACTACTTGGACTGCCCGGAAACTTACCTGCCGTAACGGGCGCTTCCGGACTTAGAGTCTTGGGTGCGATTTATCCCGCAGGCTAG
- the panC gene encoding pantoate--beta-alanine ligase, whose protein sequence is MRVISHIAELREAVQAFKASGERVGFVPTMGNLHAGHLDLVSRAGQICDRTVASIFVNPTQFDREDDLNAYPRTLEADLKHLEAQGVDLVFYPNASEMYPQGGLVTQVDIPSLSSLLEGSSRPGHFRGVATVVCKLFNIVAPDVAVFGQKDFQQLMVIRQMVADLNLPVEIIGAPTVREADGLAMSSRNNRLTPDQRSLAPNVNRVLRIIETKLKAGEKAFEALQQQAMADLERAGLKPDYITVCAAKTLMPATEEDNDLVILAAAYLGDIRLIDNIPVSLG, encoded by the coding sequence ATGCGTGTAATTAGTCATATTGCAGAGCTTCGGGAAGCTGTTCAGGCATTTAAAGCCTCAGGTGAACGCGTTGGTTTTGTGCCTACCATGGGTAATCTGCACGCAGGGCATCTGGACTTAGTTTCACGAGCAGGGCAGATTTGTGATCGCACTGTCGCATCTATCTTTGTTAATCCCACTCAATTTGATCGTGAAGATGATCTTAATGCCTATCCCCGTACTCTAGAAGCCGACCTTAAGCATCTGGAAGCGCAAGGTGTTGATTTGGTGTTTTATCCCAATGCTTCTGAGATGTATCCGCAAGGTGGCTTGGTTACGCAGGTTGATATTCCATCCTTAAGTAGTTTGCTGGAAGGTAGCTCGCGACCCGGACATTTTCGTGGAGTGGCGACTGTCGTGTGCAAACTATTTAATATTGTCGCACCAGATGTGGCCGTATTTGGTCAGAAGGATTTTCAGCAGCTGATGGTTATTCGTCAGATGGTTGCTGATTTAAATTTACCCGTTGAAATTATCGGTGCGCCAACCGTGCGAGAAGCGGATGGCTTAGCCATGAGTTCCCGTAATAATCGCCTGACACCGGACCAGCGCTCATTAGCGCCCAATGTTAATCGGGTGCTACGAATAATTGAAACCAAGCTTAAAGCGGGCGAGAAGGCATTTGAAGCTTTACAGCAGCAGGCTATGGCAGATTTGGAGCGTGCAGGTTTGAAGCCGGATTACATTACGGTATGCGCTGCAAAAACGCTGATGCCGGCAACTGAAGAAGATAATGATTTAGTGATTCTGGCGGCAGCTTATCTGGGTGATATTCGCTTGATTGATAATATTCCGGTATCGCTTGGCTAG
- the folK gene encoding 2-amino-4-hydroxy-6-hydroxymethyldihydropteridine diphosphokinase — translation MSWQRCYIGLGSNLGRSEESLAAAIEALTANEAVRDMTVSSFYQSKPHGPQDQPDYINAVAGFETLLEPEALLDLLQSLENEHGRVRNGERWSARTLDLDILLYADQEIDSERLLVPHRWMRHREFVLYPLFEIAPEITFPDGTSLAECLDVVSDESLIRLAK, via the coding sequence ATGAGTTGGCAGCGTTGTTATATTGGTTTAGGTAGTAATCTCGGTCGTTCAGAAGAGAGCTTGGCTGCTGCGATTGAGGCTTTAACGGCGAATGAGGCCGTTCGTGACATGACGGTATCATCGTTTTATCAGAGCAAGCCGCATGGCCCTCAGGATCAGCCGGATTACATCAATGCGGTAGCTGGTTTTGAGACGCTGCTTGAGCCAGAAGCACTGCTTGATCTATTGCAGTCGCTTGAGAATGAGCATGGTCGTGTTCGTAATGGTGAGCGCTGGTCGGCCCGAACGCTGGATCTTGATATTCTGCTGTATGCCGATCAGGAAATTGATAGCGAGCGCCTGCTGGTGCCTCATCGCTGGATGCGGCACCGTGAGTTTGTGCTATACCCGCTGTTTGAAATTGCGCCAGAAATAACCTTTCCAGATGGGACTTCGCTAGCAGAGTGTCTGGATGTGGTGTCAGATGAGTCATTAATTCGCTTAGCTAAATAG
- the pcnB gene encoding polynucleotide adenylyltransferase PcnB, with the protein MKHTHHDPLVISASKLGISKESINPKALTILRALHEANYDAYLVGGCVRDLLLGVEPKDFDIATNAHPEQIKAVLPSTRIIGRRFRLAHVHFGREYYEVATFRAPHNDSDHGQVGHEGRILHDNVYGNIEEDAVRRDFAINALFYDIFRDEVLDFVGGMDDLEKRQLRLIGDPETRYREDPVRMLRAIRFAGKLGLSIEASSEAPIRELAPLLENIASARLFDEVLKLFHSGQALPVLQLLRDYRLFHSLFPATEKALQSDQSGHFLRLIEDSLANTDKRINAGMSVTPAFLFAVMLWLPMKQLEAGYREESYPDPQGMQLAASDVLANQVRFTAVPRRFSNVTREIWLLQSRFDYKSCRRATSFLENRRFRAAFDFLCLRSVAENDVNLQASAAWWEEFQKADTERQLDMCKAVPHVKKKRRRNKRRGPASE; encoded by the coding sequence TTGAAGCATACACACCATGACCCCCTTGTTATCTCGGCCTCAAAGCTTGGAATATCAAAGGAATCCATCAATCCGAAAGCCCTAACCATTCTGCGTGCGCTGCACGAGGCAAATTATGACGCCTATTTGGTGGGTGGCTGCGTGCGGGATTTGTTGCTGGGAGTAGAGCCGAAAGATTTCGATATCGCGACTAATGCTCACCCTGAGCAAATTAAAGCGGTATTGCCGAGCACCCGAATTATCGGGCGTCGATTCCGGCTTGCGCATGTGCATTTTGGCCGTGAATATTATGAAGTTGCCACATTTCGTGCGCCACATAATGATTCTGACCATGGTCAGGTTGGCCATGAAGGGCGAATTCTGCATGATAATGTCTATGGCAATATCGAAGAAGATGCCGTACGCCGCGACTTTGCCATCAATGCCCTGTTTTACGATATTTTCCGCGACGAAGTGCTCGACTTTGTGGGCGGAATGGATGACTTGGAGAAGCGTCAGCTACGTCTGATTGGTGATCCGGAAACACGTTATCGCGAAGATCCGGTTCGTATGCTGCGAGCCATTCGTTTTGCAGGTAAGTTGGGTTTAAGCATTGAAGCCAGCAGTGAGGCGCCAATTCGTGAATTAGCGCCATTGCTTGAGAATATCGCCTCTGCGCGCTTATTCGATGAAGTACTGAAGTTATTTCATAGCGGTCAGGCATTGCCAGTGCTGCAATTGCTGCGTGACTATCGCTTATTTCATAGCTTATTCCCTGCGACTGAAAAAGCGTTGCAGTCTGATCAATCAGGGCATTTTTTGCGCTTGATTGAGGATTCGTTAGCGAATACTGATAAGCGCATCAATGCTGGTATGTCGGTAACGCCGGCATTCTTATTTGCTGTGATGCTGTGGTTACCCATGAAGCAGCTTGAGGCAGGCTATCGGGAGGAGTCTTATCCTGACCCGCAGGGCATGCAGTTGGCTGCTAGTGATGTGCTGGCCAATCAAGTTCGTTTTACCGCCGTGCCACGTCGCTTTAGTAATGTGACGCGTGAGATTTGGTTATTGCAGTCTCGCTTTGATTATAAGTCATGCCGTCGCGCGACGTCGTTCCTAGAAAATCGTCGTTTCAGGGCTGCATTTGACTTTTTATGTCTGCGTTCAGTCGCTGAAAATGATGTCAATCTGCAAGCCAGTGCCGCGTGGTGGGAAGAGTTCCAGAAAGCTGATACCGAACGCCAATTGGATATGTGCAAAGCCGTACCGCATGTGAAAAAGAAGCGTCGTCGTAATAAGCGTAGAGGCCCAGCGTCGGAATGA
- the rimI gene encoding ribosomal protein S18-alanine N-acetyltransferase, whose product MSALPKTHFRPMLAQDISTIMPIELAAYPHPWTEKIMRDCLHTTHYHGWVLESSEDKDIVGYLFLSVVVGEAHILNLCVNPKWQGQGWGRQLLHCVFKLAARDYDANMCFLEVRPSNQSALALYESEGFNEIGLRRGYYPADKGREDAIVMAKSIIL is encoded by the coding sequence ATGTCAGCTTTGCCCAAAACTCATTTTCGCCCGATGTTGGCGCAAGATATCTCAACCATTATGCCTATTGAGTTGGCAGCTTACCCACACCCATGGACTGAAAAAATTATGCGGGATTGTCTGCATACTACTCATTACCACGGCTGGGTGTTGGAGTCCTCGGAAGATAAGGATATTGTCGGGTATTTATTTCTGTCTGTAGTGGTGGGCGAGGCGCATATTTTGAATTTGTGCGTAAATCCAAAGTGGCAGGGGCAGGGATGGGGGCGCCAGTTGTTGCATTGCGTATTCAAGCTGGCTGCTCGCGACTATGATGCCAATATGTGTTTTCTGGAGGTTCGTCCTTCAAATCAGTCGGCGCTGGCACTGTACGAGTCCGAAGGATTTAATGAGATTGGCTTGCGCCGTGGCTATTATCCGGCTGATAAAGGCAGGGAAGATGCTATTGTTATGGCAAAGAGTATTATCCTTTAG
- a CDS encoding uracil-DNA glycosylase produces the protein MAVSQQQIEYLNAMGIPVWISRDMAVPDPSVLADAQAVAGPLESNASPAANESAPAPVVEKAQRQAGMAAASDLIRGLQGSVGANIAELVAELDDKPVVKPITPVPVQGLHEMDWANLQQTVEQCENCDLSRGRQQVVFGDGNRQAKWLFVGDVPRLEDEIAGQPMSGESGILLNNMLSSLGVDKSEVYVTSLLKCRTPLDGSPTELQVVACESYLQRQIELIKPEMVVLMGRDTVQRVLGSREPMARLRKKVHRKPGFNAPMVATYHPFYLLSQPRFKAYAWQDLLFAAQAME, from the coding sequence ATGGCGGTTAGCCAGCAGCAAATAGAATACCTTAATGCGATGGGAATTCCGGTTTGGATTTCCCGTGATATGGCGGTGCCTGATCCTTCAGTGCTCGCCGATGCTCAAGCCGTTGCAGGGCCGCTGGAATCAAATGCTAGTCCGGCAGCTAATGAATCCGCTCCTGCGCCAGTCGTCGAAAAGGCGCAACGTCAAGCCGGCATGGCAGCTGCCAGTGATTTGATTCGCGGGCTGCAAGGCTCGGTTGGTGCGAATATCGCTGAACTGGTTGCTGAGCTTGATGATAAGCCCGTGGTTAAGCCCATCACTCCAGTGCCTGTTCAAGGCTTGCATGAGATGGATTGGGCTAACTTGCAGCAGACCGTTGAGCAATGTGAAAATTGCGATCTATCGCGTGGCCGTCAGCAGGTGGTCTTTGGTGACGGCAATCGTCAAGCCAAGTGGCTATTTGTTGGTGATGTACCGCGTTTGGAAGATGAAATTGCAGGCCAGCCCATGAGCGGCGAAAGTGGCATCCTTCTCAATAATATGCTGAGCAGTTTGGGCGTCGACAAAAGCGAGGTTTATGTAACCAGCTTGCTCAAATGCCGTACCCCGCTAGATGGCTCGCCCACTGAGCTACAGGTTGTAGCTTGTGAATCTTATCTGCAGCGACAAATCGAATTAATTAAGCCTGAAATGGTGGTGTTAATGGGGCGCGATACCGTACAGCGTGTATTGGGTTCACGAGAGCCAATGGCTAGACTCCGCAAAAAAGTACATCGTAAGCCCGGCTTTAACGCGCCGATGGTTGCCACTTATCACCCGTTTTACCTATTAAGCCAGCCGCGTTTCAAAGCGTATGCTTGGCAAGATCTGCTATTTGCCGCTCAGGCTATGGAGTAA